The Candidatus Desulfofervidus auxilii genomic sequence CAAAAGACAAAAGCAATTTTGCAAAGGGTAAAAGAAGGAGAGCAGATTATAGTTACTCATCGTGGGAAACCTATAGCTATTGTTAGCCCTTTTAATGTTGAAAGTTTAAAAAATGAAAGCCTAAGGCCCTTTGAAGAGGCATGGAAAGATATATCTTCTACTTTAGAAAAGAAAGAACCTCAATTTTCAAATTGGCAAAAAGCAATAGACTATTCAAGAAAGAAAATATGATTTTTATTGATTCAGATGTCTTTTTAATTGACCTAAGATATAGGCGTGATCCAAAGTTTAATGATAACCAGATATTTTTGCAAAATATAAAGAATTTAGGTAATGGAGTGACTACAATTTTTAATCTTCTTGAAATCTGTGGGATTCTTTCTTTAATTTAAATGACCAACAACTTAAAGAATTTTTTTATTACTTCCCACTACATTATAATTTAAAAATTCTACCGACATTTAAAGTAACTGACAAATTGCCAGTTTTTACTATTAAGCAAATTATTCAAGTCATTTTTCGTAAAGTAGCTTTTGGGAAAATTTCTTTGCCTGCAATAACTCCATCAGAAATGCTGAAAAGGGGGGATTTAGTGAATGTTTAATTTAGCTCTAATGTATGGATATGTTTCTACAAAGAAGTTTATATCTCGCTGAGAAAGAACCATAGGATGAAATAGTAATAAATGCAACAAAAATATTCTATGGACACTGAGCAAGAGAAATATCAAGATAACCTCTAATTACTGGATGCTGATGTTTATTTGCAAAACGAATAGCATAATCATCTGTAAAATCTATTAATTTTTTAGCTATTTCTTTTACTTCAAGCCATCCATTCTTATTTTCATCAAGCACTGGCCCATATTTAGCCATCATTTCATAAAGGGCATAAGTAAAAGTAGAAATACCTTTATCTTTAATATATGTGCTAATTTCATTTTCTTCAGAAGAAAGCAATATTGTTGTGTATTCAATTTTTGGGGTAATCTTTTTTATGCCAATAAATGGCTTACCAGCAGGAAGAATACTTTTTCCTTTTCCAGAAAAGCAAGCATCTATAATAACTACTTTTTCTCCTTTTACTTCTCCTAAAAGTTTTTCTACTTCAGCCAAAGCTAAAGCTGTTGTAGGAATATCTTCTGGGTCTGCCTCTATAGGCAATAGATATCCTTCTCCCTTACCTTCTTTTTCTGTATAGGTTGTGCCATGACCAGAAAAATAAAATATGACTTTAGGATTTTTATAATTGTTTGCCAAACGAGTGATTTTTTTAATATGAACAATGATTTCTGCTTTAGTAGGATTTTTAATCACATAAAGATTTTTCTTTTTTACACCCATTATTTTTGTAACCACTTCTTTCATCAACTCAATATCTTTTTCAGGATAAGGTAAATGAGCAATGTTTTTATAATGAGAGACACCTACAATAAGGGCAATATAGTTATCATATTGAGGAAGTTGGGGAAGGGTTGAAATAGGTTTTCTTTCAATGGTTCTGTTTTGTTCCAGAAGTGAAGATCCATAACCAATAGCTAAAGATTCTTTTTTATGAACAGTGACTCTTTTAGTTTGACCAATCTGTCTTATTTTTGCAGAATGAAAAAGCGTATTTACAAATTCATTAGCGACTTGATAAGCTGCGTCCCAAACAGCTTTAGGTATAGTTTTTCCATCAAATGTACTTTGTGTTGTACTTGTCAAATTAGCCATTTCCACAATATTACCTCTTTGATCCCGAAATATAGCATTAGTTTCTAAATAAAATATCGCACTGTTTCCTGTGTATTCTAATCTTGCTACAGGAACATTGACTTCAATTTCACAAAATTGCCCAATTTGTTTTTCAGGTTTAACAAATGAATTATAAATAACATCTTGAAATACTTTTTCTAAAATTAATTTCAGTGAATATTGATAAATTGTTGAAGTAGGGAGAGGAACAAGTTCTTTTTGTCTGGCAGGCAAGCTATTAGGTGCCCGAATGTCTATCAAAACAGGGATAGGCAAAAATTTTTTTTCAATTTGCTCATTTACATAAGATGGTTGTGCACCCAACTTTAATGTTATCATTTTGGGTGCACAACCTAAAAGAATAAAAATAATTAAAAAAAATAATAAATTTTTCACATTATCTTCTAGCACCACCTTTTTGGATTTTAACAGCTGTACCATTTACCTTCGTTTGATATATGGTGACAAACCATAAGAAAAACATGCGCGATTCCATAGTTGTATTAATTAATGCATCACCTCCAGAAGATGTTAAAGCTCTTTCTACTGCCTTTTTGGCTGGAGAGAGTTCACCTACAGGAATACCTAAAATATTAACTCCCCATGCGCTCCCAGAAGCAGGGCCTATTTCTGTGTATGAGTCATTTGCCGTGATAGGATGGGTAGAGCCAGTTAAACCAGCAGGCATAGCCATACATCCTAGCAAACCAACAGTTGCTATCAATACCAATGCCACTAATTTTACTACTGTTTTTTCCATTATTTCACCTCCTTTTTATAAAAAATATAAAAAAATAAGAATTATATTCGGATTCTATGTTAGTTAAAATCAGGATAAATGTCAAGAAAAATATTTTTCCTAAATCCGTAATAACTTTAAAAGAAAACCTACAAATGTATTAAAATAAAGCAAATTTTTAAACAACAAACATTAAAAATGCTTTACTGACTTAAAATTTTACCACACCATTAAGCCCAAAGTGGCTTGAGGGAAAGAGCGAGCAGAGGTGGAATTTTATCCAAATATCAATCGCGGATTTTGAGTTATCAAAAGGTGTATAAAATAGAGTTTTAAACTGACTTTAAAATAAAAAAGGCCGGATTTCTCCGGCCTTTAAGTTTTATTTTCTATTTTGTTTCTTTATATTCTGCAT encodes the following:
- a CDS encoding type II toxin-antitoxin system prevent-host-death family antitoxin, with product MDFVTVKELRQKTKAILQRVKEGEQIIVTHRGKPIAIVSPFNVESLKNESLRPFEEAWKDISSTLEKKEPQFSNWQKAIDYSRKKI
- a CDS encoding caspase family protein — translated: MKNLLFFLIIFILLGCAPKMITLKLGAQPSYVNEQIEKKFLPIPVLIDIRAPNSLPARQKELVPLPTSTIYQYSLKLILEKVFQDVIYNSFVKPEKQIGQFCEIEVNVPVARLEYTGNSAIFYLETNAIFRDQRGNIVEMANLTSTTQSTFDGKTIPKAVWDAAYQVANEFVNTLFHSAKIRQIGQTKRVTVHKKESLAIGYGSSLLEQNRTIERKPISTLPQLPQYDNYIALIVGVSHYKNIAHLPYPEKDIELMKEVVTKIMGVKKKNLYVIKNPTKAEIIVHIKKITRLANNYKNPKVIFYFSGHGTTYTEKEGKGEGYLLPIEADPEDIPTTALALAEVEKLLGEVKGEKVVIIDACFSGKGKSILPAGKPFIGIKKITPKIEYTTILLSSEENEISTYIKDKGISTFTYALYEMMAKYGPVLDENKNGWLEVKEIAKKLIDFTDDYAIRFANKHQHPVIRGYLDISLAQCP